One Equus quagga isolate Etosha38 chromosome 5, UCLA_HA_Equagga_1.0, whole genome shotgun sequence genomic window carries:
- the NPPA gene encoding natriuretic peptides A, translating into MGSFSTIMASFLLFLAFQLQGQTRANPVYGSVSNGDLMDFKNLLDRLEDKMPLEDEVMPPQVLSDQSEEERAALSPLPEVPPWTGEVNPAQRDGGALGRGPWDSSDRSTLLKSKLRALLAAPRSLRRSSCFGGRMDRIGAQSGLGCNSFRYRR; encoded by the exons ATGGGCTCCTTCTCCACCATCATGGCGagcttcctcctctttctggcATTTCAGCTCCAAGGGCAAACCAGAGCCAACCCCGTGTATGGCTCTGTGTCCAACGGAGACCTGATGGATTTCAAG aATTTGCTGGATCGTTTGGAGGACAAGATGCCTTTAGAAGATGAGGTGATGCCCCCACAAGTACTAAGTGATcagagtgaggaagagagggCAGCTCTCAGCCCCCTCCCTGAGGTGCCTCCCTGGACCGGGGAGGTCAATCCAGCCCAGAGAGATGGGGGTGCCCTTGGGCGGGGCCCCTGGGACTCCTCCGACAGATCTACCCTCCTGAAAAGCAAGCTGAGGGCACTGCTCGCTGCTCCTCGGAGCCTACGGAGGTCCAGCTGCTTCGGGGGCAGGATGGACAGGATTGGAGCCCAGAGTGGACTGGGCTGCAACAGCTTCCGG TACCGAAGATAA